The Pyxidicoccus sp. MSG2 DNA segment CGCGAGCCTCGGGCCTCGGGGACGGACGGCCGTGGGCCCCGGACCTCGACCCCGGCTCGCACCCACCGGAGGCTTCACCTTGCCTGGGCCGCCTCCGCCCGTGAGGACACGAGGGCCTGCTCGGATTCCACCAGCAGTGCGTGGACCGCGGTGGCCGAGGGCGCCCGCAGCAGCGCTTCACGGAGGGATGCGGCGTGCAGCATCCCGGCGATGCGGGCCAGGACGTTGAGGTGCAGGCCCGCGGTGTCCGGCGGCGACACCAGCCCCACGAAGATGCGAATCAGCCCGTCCTCGGGCTCACCGAAGGCCAGCCCGCCCCGATGGAACCCCACGCAGGTGATGATGCCCGGCACCCGTGCAATCCGGCAGTGGGGGACGGCCACACCGCCCACCATGGCCGTGCTGCCCAGCTGCTCACGCTCCAGCAGCCGCGCCGCCAGCTCCCGCACGGGCACCCCCGCGCGCGGCGCCAGCAACTCCGCCAGCTCCGCCAGCACCTCGTCCCGGTTGCGAGCCCGCAGCGACGGGCGGATGGCGTCCACTCCGAGAAAGTCCGTCCACCGCAACATGGCTTGCCTCCCGTGGCGGCGTCCGCCGCCCGTGCGAAAAGATGTGTCTCGGGCCTCCGCGCGGCACGCGTCTTCTCTGGAGCTCAGACGTCAGGTGCCGTCCGCTCACGCCCGAAGAGGACGATGCATGCGGCGAGCACGCGCGGGGTGAAGCGGTCCCCTCTTCAGCGGAGTGCACGCGTGCGCAGGCGGGCCTGCTCGAGGCAGGCGCCCTGGCACTCGGGGAAGAGCAGCAGGAAGCGAGCCTGGTCATGGCAGCGGTCGAGGAACGCGTCCGAGGGGTCTTTCAGACAGAGCTGCTCGAAGCCCTTCCACGACTGCTGGAAGAGGGCCTCGCGGGCGGCCGGCTCCATCGAGTGGATGGCGCGACGCTCGGAGACCCACCACCCGGAGATGGCGAACAGCAGCGCGCCCAGCACGAGCGCCCCCAGCACGCCCGCCCCCCAGCGGCGGGACGGGCCGCGAGTCACCTCCCTTTCATTCGGGAGAGGGCTGCGTGTGGAGGGCTCGGATTCGACCAGATGGGGACGCATTCACCCCGTCCACAACGCAAGCCTCGTGCCGCGGGTACGGCCCCGGCTTCACGAGGGAGCTGCTCCCGACGGGTGTCCCGCGGCCGTGCAAACGGCAAGGACTGTCCGCCCGACGCCGTGCATCCTCCACGTCCCGCGAGGGTCCGCCTAGCGAGTGGGTTGCGGCAGCATCGGAGCGACCTCCTGCTTGCACGCCTCGTCGCATTCGGGGAAGCGGACGAGGAAGTCGGCCTGCTTCGCACAGCGTCCCTGGAAGGCCTTCTTCACGCCCGCGTCGCTCAGGCACATCAACCGGATGCTGTCTCGCGTCTCCTGGAACAAGGCCGCCCGCTGCGCGGGGGACATGGCGTTCAGGGCCCGGTTCTCTCCTCCCTGGAGGTACAGCCACACCGCGCCGAGCACGAGCAGCACCACGCTCAGCACCACCACCTGGCGGACCCGCTTCTCCCCTTCCGAGGGCGGACGGTCCCTGGTGAAGATGTTGTCGTCGCCACCGTCTCCCGGCGGGGTGCCGCCGGCCATCATCCCATTCAGACGCATACCCCTCCTGTTTCACTGCAACGCGGCGACCAAAGCCAGCACGCTCCCTCCCGGGTGTGCACGAGCCGTCATCCGCCAGGGGATTGCGAACTGCAAGCACCGAGGCCCCGGCGGTTGCGAAGTGCGGTGTGCGCGGCGCGGGCGACACCGGGCTGCCCT contains these protein-coding regions:
- a CDS encoding PTS sugar transporter subunit IIA, yielding MLRWTDFLGVDAIRPSLRARNRDEVLAELAELLAPRAGVPVRELAARLLEREQLGSTAMVGGVAVPHCRIARVPGIITCVGFHRGGLAFGEPEDGLIRIFVGLVSPPDTAGLHLNVLARIAGMLHAASLREALLRAPSATAVHALLVESEQALVSSRAEAAQAR